A single Mustela lutreola isolate mMusLut2 chromosome X, mMusLut2.pri, whole genome shotgun sequence DNA region contains:
- the FAM50A gene encoding protein FAM50A isoform X2, with protein MAQYKGAASEAGRAMHLMKKREKQREQMEQMKQRIAEENIMKSNIDKKFSAHYDAVEAELKSSTVGLVTLNDMKAKQEALVKEREKQLAKKEQSKELQLKLEKLREKERKQEAKRKISSLSFTLDEEEEAGDEEEEAYEEELEREEVTTKKRKLGKNPDVDTSFLPDRDREEEENRLREELRQEWEAKQEKIKSEEIEITFSYWDGSGHRRTVKMKKGNTMQQFLQKALEILRKDFSELRSAGVEQLMYIKEDLIIPHQGLWAGGREQLRWMFLAMLSALRS; from the exons atggcTCAATACAAGGGCGCCGCGAGCGAAGCGGGCCGCGCCATGCACCTgatgaagaagagggagaagcagcgcGAGCAGATGGAGCAGATGAAGCAGCGGATCGCGGAG GAGAACATCATGAAATCGAACATCGACAAGAAGTTCTCCGCTCACTACGACGCCGTGGAGGCGGAGCTCAAGTCTAGCACCGTTG GTCTCGTGACCCTGAATGACATGAAGGCCAAGCAGGAGGCCCtggtgaaggagagggagaagcagctggcAAAGAAAGAGCAGTCGAAGGAGCTGCAGCT GAAGCTGGAGAAGCTGCGAGAGAAGGAGCGCAAGCAGGAGGCCAAGCGCAAGATCTCCAGCCTGTCCTTCACCctggatgaagaggaggaggcgggcgacgaggaggaggaggcgtacgaggaggagctggagagggaag AGGTCACCacaaagaagaggaaactggggAAGAACCCTGATGTGGACACCAGCTTCCTACCTGACCGAGACCGCGAG GAAGAGGAGAACCGGCTCCGGGAAGAGCTGCGGCAGGAGTGGGAGGCCAAGCAGGAGAAGATCAAGA GTGAGGAGATCGAAATCACCTTCAGTTACTGGGACGGCTCTGGGCACCGGCGGACGGTGAAG ATGAAAAAGGGCAACACAATGCAGCAGTTCCTGCAGAAGGCACTGGAGATCCTGCGCAAAGACTTCAGCGAGCTCAG GTCGGCGGGGGTGGAGCAGCTCATGTACATCAAGGAGGACTTGATCATACCCCAC CAGGGCCTGTGGGCAGGTGGGCGGGAGCAGCTGAGATGGATGTTTCTAGCCATGCTTTCCGCTCTCCGCTCCTAG
- the GDI1 gene encoding rab GDP dissociation inhibitor alpha, translated as MDEEYDVIVLGTGLTECILSGIMSVNGKKVLHMDRNPYYGGESSSITPLEELYKRFQLLEGPPEAMGRGRDWNVDLIPKFLMANGQLVKMLLYTEVTRYLDFKVVEGSFVYKGGKIYKVPSTETEALASNLMGMFEKRRFRKFLVFVANFDENDPKTFEGVDPQSTSMRDVYRKFDLGQDVIDFTGHALALYRTDDYLDQPCLETINRIKLYSESLARYGKSPYLYPLYGLGELPQGFARLSAIYGGTYMLNKPVDDIIMENGKVVGVKSEGEVARCKQLICDPSYIPDRVRKAGQVIRIICILSHPIKNTNDANSCQIIIPQNQVNRKSDIYVCMISYAHNVAAQGKYVAIASTTVETAEPEKEVEPALELLEPIDQKFVAISDLYEPIDDGSESQVFCSCSYDATTHFETTCNDIKDIYKRMAGSAFDFENMKRKQNDVFGEADQ; from the exons ATGGACGAGGAATACGATGTGATCGTGCTGGGGACCGGTCTCACC GAATGTATCCTGTCAGGCATCATGTCTGTGAACGGCAAGAAAGTGCTGCATATGGACCGGAACCCCTACTATGGGGGCGAGAGCTCTTCCATCACaccgctggaggag CTGTATAAGCGTTTTCAGTTGCTGGAGGGGCCCCCTGAGGCGATGGGCAGGGGCCGAGACTGGAACGTTGATCTGATCCCCAAATTCCTCATGGCCAATG gGCAGCTGGTGAAGATGCTGCTGTATACAGAGGTGACGCGCTACCTGGACTTTAAGGTGGTGGAAGGCAGCTTCGTCTACAAGGGTGGAAAGATCTATAAAGTGCCATCCACTGAGACTGAAGCCTTGGCTTCCA ATCTGATGGGCATGTTTGAGAAGCGGCGCTTCCGCAAGTTCCTGGTGTTTGTGGCAAACTTTGATGAAAATGACCCCAAGACCTTCGAGGGTGTTGACCCCCAGAGCACCAGCATGCGTGACGTCTACCGGAAGTTTGACTTGGGCCAGGATGTCATCGACTTCACTGGCCATGCCTTGGCACTCTACCGCACTGATGA CTACCTGGACCAGCCCTGTCTCGAGACCATCAACCGCATCAAGTTGTACAGTGAGTCTCTGGCTCGGTATGGAAAGAGTCCTTACTTATACCCACTCTACGGCCTTGGTGAGCTGCCCCAGGGCTTTGCAAG ATTGAGTGCCATCTATGGAGGGACTTACATGCTGAACAAACCAGTGGATGACATCATCATGGAGAATGGCAAGGTGGTGGGTGTGAAGTCGGAGGGAGAG GTGGCCCGCTGCAAGCAGCTGATCTGTGACCCCAGCTACATTCCGGACCGAGTGCGGAAGGCTGGCCAGGTTATCCGCATCATCTGCATCCTCAGCCACCCCATCAAGAACACCAATGACGCCAACTCCTGCCAAATCATCATCCCCCAGAACCAAGTTAACAGGAAGTCAG ACATCTATGTGTGCATGATCTCGTATGCGCACAACGTGGCTGCACAGGGCAAGTACGTCGCTATCGCCAGCACCACAGTGGAGACGGCGGAGCCGGAAAAGGAGGTTGAGCCGGCCCTGGAGCTGCTGGAGCCCATTGACCAGAA GTTCGTGGCCATCAGTGACTTGTATGAGCCCATCGACGATGGCTCGGAGAGCCAG GTGTTCTGTTCCTGCTCCTATGATGCCACCACACACTTTGAGACGACCTGCAATGACATCAAAGACATCTACAAGCGCATGGCAGGCTCTGCTTTTGACTTTGAGAACATGAAGCGCAAACAGAATGACGTCTTTGGAGAAGCTGACCAGTGA
- the FAM50A gene encoding protein FAM50A isoform X1, whose protein sequence is MAQYKGAASEAGRAMHLMKKREKQREQMEQMKQRIAEENIMKSNIDKKFSAHYDAVEAELKSSTVGLVTLNDMKAKQEALVKEREKQLAKKEQSKELQLKLEKLREKERKQEAKRKISSLSFTLDEEEEAGDEEEEAYEEELEREEVTTKKRKLGKNPDVDTSFLPDRDREEEENRLREELRQEWEAKQEKIKSEEIEITFSYWDGSGHRRTVKMKKGNTMQQFLQKALEILRKDFSELRSAGVEQLMYIKEDLIIPHHHSFYDFIVTKARGKSGPLFNFDVHDDVRLLSDATVEKDESHAGKVVLRSWYEKNKHIFPASRWEPYDPEKKWDKYTIR, encoded by the exons atggcTCAATACAAGGGCGCCGCGAGCGAAGCGGGCCGCGCCATGCACCTgatgaagaagagggagaagcagcgcGAGCAGATGGAGCAGATGAAGCAGCGGATCGCGGAG GAGAACATCATGAAATCGAACATCGACAAGAAGTTCTCCGCTCACTACGACGCCGTGGAGGCGGAGCTCAAGTCTAGCACCGTTG GTCTCGTGACCCTGAATGACATGAAGGCCAAGCAGGAGGCCCtggtgaaggagagggagaagcagctggcAAAGAAAGAGCAGTCGAAGGAGCTGCAGCT GAAGCTGGAGAAGCTGCGAGAGAAGGAGCGCAAGCAGGAGGCCAAGCGCAAGATCTCCAGCCTGTCCTTCACCctggatgaagaggaggaggcgggcgacgaggaggaggaggcgtacgaggaggagctggagagggaag AGGTCACCacaaagaagaggaaactggggAAGAACCCTGATGTGGACACCAGCTTCCTACCTGACCGAGACCGCGAG GAAGAGGAGAACCGGCTCCGGGAAGAGCTGCGGCAGGAGTGGGAGGCCAAGCAGGAGAAGATCAAGA GTGAGGAGATCGAAATCACCTTCAGTTACTGGGACGGCTCTGGGCACCGGCGGACGGTGAAG ATGAAAAAGGGCAACACAATGCAGCAGTTCCTGCAGAAGGCACTGGAGATCCTGCGCAAAGACTTCAGCGAGCTCAG GTCGGCGGGGGTGGAGCAGCTCATGTACATCAAGGAGGACTTGATCATACCCCAC CACCACAGCTTCTACGACTTCATTGTCACCAAGGCACGAGGGAAGAGCG GGCCGCTCTTTAACTTTGACGTTCACGATGACGTGCGGCTGCTCAGTGATGCCACCGTGGAGAAGGATGAG TCCCACGCAGGCAAGGTGGTGCTGCGGAGCTGGTACGAGAAGAACAAGCACATTTTTCCCGCCAGCCGCTGGGAGCCCTACGACCCCGAGAAGAAGTGGGACAAGTACACG ATCCGGTGA